A window of Halobacillus naozhouensis genomic DNA:
GTAATTTCACCCACATTAATGTCAGCACGGATTCCGCCACTGTTTTGGAAGGCAATATCTGCATTCGCGCGTTCGCGCATCGCATCTGTGATCATATTTCCAAGCTGGCTGACACCAAGCTCGCCATACTTGCGATCACGAGTCAGCGGTCCTTCCGTTGTTGAAACGACTTCACTTTTTATCTCTTCGACTTGTTCTTGATAGTAGTCTACAATTTCCTGAACGCTCTCATCTTTGCCTGCTAGATGCTCATATGTTTCTAGCATATCGACTTCAGAATCATAGATTTCTTCTGTTTCAGGATCGACGAACAACTGAATGTGTCCCATCGCATTGGTGTAACGGCTTGCCTCTACAACTGGTATGCCATTGACATGTCCAGCTACCCGCTCATGGGAGTGACCGCCGACTAACGCATCGAGGCCACCTTCAGAGGAGTTTGCCAACTGAGCAAGTTCACCCATGATTTTCTCTGTTTCTTCTTCATGCCACCCAGGAAGGTGGGAAGTAACCATTACCATATCAGCACCTTTTGCCTCAAGTTCTGCTGCAAGCTCTTCAGCAATCGGAGCAGGGGTAGGGAATTCTAAACCTTCCACATGAGTAGATAAGGTTGTCTGTGGAGTTTGCGGTGTCGCAAATCCGATAATCCCAATCTTATAACCGCCTTTTTCCACAATTGTATAAGGCTTCGCCCACTCAGGACGTTCTCCTGTGGCTTCTTCAAAAATGTTCGCACCAAGGATAGGATACGTGGCATCATCTAGACGCTGTTTCAGCACATCAATTCCCCAGTCAAACTCATGATTACCGATTGCCCCCGCATCATATTGAATGTCATTTAATGTTTCAATGGTAGATTTTCCGTCAAAAGAATTAGAGATAAGAGTTCCTTGCATCGTATCTCCGCCATCCACAACGACCGTTCCATCCGCGTTGACAGAGCGGAAGTCTTCCACAATACCGCCAATTATCGCCATGCCACCTTGCTGGTATTGTTGATTTTGAGTGATATGACCATGAATATCGTTAGTAGAAAGAATATCAATGACATCAAAGACAAGGGGTTTGAACGTTTTGGCCACTTCTTCAAGCGTCATTGGCTCATTCGGATTAAATGCTTCTTCAAACGTAATGTCGAATCCTCCAGCCAGAGTGGCATAAGCCACATAAGGCTTCGCTTCTTGAGGAATAGATTCGGCATCCGTGAAGTTATTCAGCACTTCAATATCCACTTCAGGAACCTCGCCATCATTCATCGCAAGTGTAAACAGCTTTGCCATATCAATACGAGTAATTGGTTCCTTAGGACTAGAACCTTTGGACTTGTTTGATGAATCAGAGAAAAATACGTCTTTCGGATTTAATCCTTTCATTTCATCGGCACGCTTTAACATCTTCATCACGTCAAGGCGCGTCACATAAGGATTTTTATGTACTTGAGCCTGCTTCTTCTCTTTAATGATATCTTGCTTGATCAAAAGCTCTGTATCACTCAACTGGGTCATGTCGAAGTTCGTCTCAGCTTTTACCTCATCTGCCTGAAATAACGAGAACGCCATGACTGGAGCGGCTAAAACGGTCAACAACTGCCTTTTCTTCATCCGCCTTTTTCCCCCTTAAAATTGTAATAGAACCGTATACAATGTACCAAATTGGAAGAATATTTTAAATCATGCAATCTATCTATTTTTTTACTGATGATAAGAGGATTCTGATAGAAAAATGTCTAATTATGAATTAAATAATAATTTATTTAGAAGTAGGTGAGAGAAAACGTGCCCGTATATCATAAACTCGTCCGTGATCAAATTCCTGAAATCATCGATGGAAAAGGCAAGACGTTTCACACGTGTATCTTAAATGAAAGTGAATACATAGGCTCTTTGAGAGACAAACTCGAAGAAGAACTCAACGAGTATTTAACTGCAGAAAGCGATAAAGAAGCGTTGGGGGAATTAGCTGATTTACTGGAGTTGATCGATGCTGCTTCTAAAACTCACGGATCTTCGTTAAAGCAAGTGGAAAAGATACGGCGTGAAAAGTTTGAGCAGCGCGGTGGGTTTGATGGACGAGTTTTTCTAGTCGAAGCTGAGGATTAAGATATTGTGGAATGGGAAGTTGGGAAGCATGAACCGTTTTAGTTTTGCTGAATCTTTATATCGAAATCATATAGTAATAGGAGGAACTTTTGATGAAACTTCAAAATAAAGTTGCAGTAGTAACCGGAGCAGCATCTGGTATGGGGAAAGCAATAGCAGAATTGTATGCAAAAGAGGGTGCAAAAGTTGTTGTAGCTGACCTTAATAGTGAAGGTGCTGAGACGGTTGCAAGAGAAATCGTTAGTAATGGTGGAGTAGCTAAAGCCGTAAAGGTAAATGTAGCAAAGTTGAAAGATATTGA
This region includes:
- a CDS encoding bifunctional metallophosphatase/5'-nucleotidase, encoding MKKRQLLTVLAAPVMAFSLFQADEVKAETNFDMTQLSDTELLIKQDIIKEKKQAQVHKNPYVTRLDVMKMLKRADEMKGLNPKDVFFSDSSNKSKGSSPKEPITRIDMAKLFTLAMNDGEVPEVDIEVLNNFTDAESIPQEAKPYVAYATLAGGFDITFEEAFNPNEPMTLEEVAKTFKPLVFDVIDILSTNDIHGHITQNQQYQQGGMAIIGGIVEDFRSVNADGTVVVDGGDTMQGTLISNSFDGKSTIETLNDIQYDAGAIGNHEFDWGIDVLKQRLDDATYPILGANIFEEATGERPEWAKPYTIVEKGGYKIGIIGFATPQTPQTTLSTHVEGLEFPTPAPIAEELAAELEAKGADMVMVTSHLPGWHEEETEKIMGELAQLANSSEGGLDALVGGHSHERVAGHVNGIPVVEASRYTNAMGHIQLFVDPETEEIYDSEVDMLETYEHLAGKDESVQEIVDYYQEQVEEIKSEVVSTTEGPLTRDRKYGELGVSQLGNMITDAMRERANADIAFQNSGGIRADINVGEITYGEVFEVLPFDNYNVTAQMTGQQIKEILEGPAPDDWNFMKIQFSGMDVVYDPAKPDGERVTSIKLTDGTPVYTNGEFSDQTFKVVTNNFLSTGEGDGYTTFGEVEWTSQPAFQRELFADYLREKQANGETIVPAEAFDGRLIEK
- a CDS encoding nucleoside triphosphate pyrophosphohydrolase produces the protein MPVYHKLVRDQIPEIIDGKGKTFHTCILNESEYIGSLRDKLEEELNEYLTAESDKEALGELADLLELIDAASKTHGSSLKQVEKIRREKFEQRGGFDGRVFLVEAED